In Micromonospora sp. WMMA1363, a genomic segment contains:
- the treY gene encoding malto-oligosyltrehalose synthase — protein MAAAVTSTYRVQIRPGFDLDATAGLAGYLADLGVTHLYSAPLLTATPGSAHGYDVVDHRTVNPELGGEPGRRRLLGALRTAGLGLVVDIVPNHAGVAQPVTNPAWWDVLRRGRDSAYARWFDIDWERGRLLLPVLADDPAAQADLKIVDGELRYHEHRFPIADGTGQGTAREVHDRQHYELVSWRRGDTELTYRRFFAVAGLAGLRVEDPAVFTATHQLVLAWAAAGEIDGIRVDHPDGLRDPAGYLTRLRAAVPDGWLVVEKILEYGEELPDWPVDGTTGYEALAAVSGLFVDPDAEGDFTALDTRLVGRPTSWPDLTHDSKLAAATRLLSAELTRLAALAPELDRHVVRVALAELAAAFAVYRGYPPEGARHLAAARAEAGRRRPELTGALDALTRRLRDPDDELAKRFPQLTGAVMAKGVEDTAFYRWSRFVALNEVGGSPAHFGTPPVEFHRFAAARHVRWPAAMTTISTHDTKRSEDVRARLAVLSELPERWAARVGGWLARVPLPDPAIAHLLWQTAVGAWPVERARLHAYAEKAAREASTATSWADPDPGFERAMHALVDALYDDPALNAELDAFAAEITPAGWSNSLGQKLVQLAMPGVPDTYQGTELWDNSLVDPDNRRRVDFAVRRDLLARLDAGWLPPVDASGAAKLLVVSRTLRLRRDRPGLFTGYRSVPARGPAAGHVVAFDRGGAIAVATRLPVRLAVAGGWRATTLPISVHGVTDMFTGRVYSGSELLLDALLSTYPVALLAPADPAEAAA, from the coding sequence ATGGCCGCCGCGGTCACCTCGACCTACCGGGTGCAGATCCGCCCCGGCTTCGACCTCGACGCCACCGCCGGGCTCGCCGGTTACCTGGCGGACCTCGGCGTCACCCATCTCTACAGTGCACCGTTGCTCACCGCGACCCCCGGCTCGGCGCACGGCTACGACGTGGTCGACCACCGCACCGTCAACCCCGAACTGGGTGGGGAACCGGGTCGGCGGCGCCTGCTCGGCGCGCTGCGCACCGCCGGGTTGGGCCTGGTCGTGGACATCGTGCCCAACCACGCCGGGGTGGCCCAGCCGGTGACCAACCCCGCCTGGTGGGACGTGCTGCGTCGGGGGCGGGACTCGGCGTACGCGCGCTGGTTCGACATCGACTGGGAGCGGGGCCGGCTGCTGCTGCCGGTGCTCGCCGACGACCCGGCGGCGCAGGCCGACCTCAAGATCGTCGACGGGGAGCTGCGCTACCACGAGCACCGCTTCCCGATCGCCGACGGCACCGGACAGGGCACCGCCCGGGAGGTACACGACCGGCAGCACTACGAGCTGGTCTCCTGGCGGCGCGGCGACACCGAGCTGACCTATCGCCGGTTCTTCGCCGTCGCCGGCCTGGCCGGACTGCGGGTGGAGGACCCGGCGGTCTTTACCGCCACCCACCAGCTCGTCCTGGCCTGGGCGGCGGCCGGCGAGATCGACGGCATCCGGGTCGATCACCCGGACGGGTTGCGTGACCCCGCCGGGTACCTGACCCGGCTGCGCGCCGCCGTACCGGACGGGTGGCTGGTGGTGGAGAAGATCCTGGAGTACGGCGAGGAGCTGCCGGACTGGCCGGTTGACGGCACCACCGGTTACGAGGCCCTCGCGGCGGTCTCCGGGCTCTTCGTCGACCCGGACGCCGAGGGGGACTTCACCGCCCTGGACACCCGCCTCGTCGGGCGACCCACCTCCTGGCCGGACCTCACCCACGACAGCAAGCTGGCGGCCGCCACCCGGCTGCTCTCGGCCGAGCTGACCCGGCTCGCCGCGCTCGCGCCCGAGCTGGACCGGCACGTCGTCCGCGTGGCCCTCGCGGAACTCGCCGCCGCGTTCGCCGTCTACCGGGGCTACCCGCCCGAAGGCGCCCGGCACCTGGCCGCCGCCCGTGCCGAGGCCGGTCGCCGCCGCCCGGAGCTGACCGGTGCGCTGGACGCCCTCACCCGTCGGCTGCGGGACCCGGACGACGAGCTGGCCAAGCGGTTCCCGCAGCTCACCGGCGCGGTGATGGCCAAGGGTGTGGAGGACACCGCCTTCTACCGGTGGAGCCGGTTCGTCGCGCTCAACGAGGTCGGCGGCAGCCCCGCCCACTTCGGCACCCCGCCGGTCGAGTTCCACCGCTTCGCCGCCGCCCGGCACGTGCGCTGGCCGGCGGCGATGACCACGATCTCCACCCACGACACCAAGCGCAGCGAGGACGTCCGGGCCCGCCTGGCGGTGCTCAGCGAACTGCCGGAACGCTGGGCCGCCCGGGTGGGTGGGTGGCTGGCCCGGGTGCCACTGCCGGATCCCGCGATCGCGCACCTGCTCTGGCAGACCGCCGTCGGCGCGTGGCCCGTCGAGCGTGCGCGCCTGCACGCGTACGCGGAGAAAGCGGCCCGGGAGGCGTCGACCGCGACCAGTTGGGCGGATCCCGACCCGGGTTTCGAGCGGGCGATGCACGCCCTGGTCGACGCGCTGTACGACGACCCTGCCCTCAACGCGGAGCTGGACGCCTTCGCCGCGGAGATCACCCCGGCGGGCTGGTCCAACTCGCTCGGGCAGAAGCTGGTGCAGCTCGCCATGCCCGGGGTGCCGGACACCTACCAGGGCACCGAGCTGTGGGACAACTCCCTGGTGGACCCGGACAACCGACGGCGGGTGGATTTCGCCGTACGCCGGGATCTGCTGGCCCGGCTCGACGCCGGTTGGCTTCCCCCGGTGGACGCGTCGGGGGCGGCGAAGCTGCTCGTGGTGTCGCGTACGCTGCGGCTGCGCCGGGATCGCCCGGGGCTGTTCACCGGCTACCGGTCGGTGCCCGCGCGGGGGCCGGCGGCCGGGCACGTCGTCGCGTTCGACCGGGGTGGGGCCATCGCGGTCGCGACCCGGCTGCCGGTGCGGCTGGCCGTCGCCGGTGGTTGGCGGGCCACGACGTTGCCGATTTCCGTTCACGGTGTTACGGACATGTTCACCGGTCGGGTCTACAGTGGGTCTGAGCTGCTCCTTGATGCTCTGCTGAGCACCTATCCCGTCGCCCTCCTCGCTCCTGCCGATCCCGCGGAGGCCGCCGCATGA
- a CDS encoding citrate synthase — protein sequence MTEVKLDHPGGQLSMPVNAAVEGPAGVRVGKLLKETGMTTYDPGFVNTAACSSAITYIDGDAGILRYRGYPIEQLAEKSSFLEVSYLLIYGELPTQQQLTEFTEWIRRHSLLHEEMRRFFDGFPRDAHPMAVLSSAVSAISTFYQDSLDPFDSEHVEISTVRLMAKVPTIASYAYKKSIGQPLLYPDNSLGYVENFLRMTFGVPAEPYEVDPVMARVLDVLFILHADHEQNCSTSTVRLVGSSNANLFASVSAGVNALFGPLHGGANQAVLEMLERIHADGGDVRDFVRKVKEKQAGIKLMGFGHRVYKNYDPRAAIVKKAAQDVLGRMAKPDPLLDIAMELEEIALADEFFVSRKLYPNVDFYTGLIYKAMGFPTKMFTVLFALGRLPGWIAQWREMINDPETKIGRPRQVYSGAPERDYLPFEQR from the coding sequence ATGACGGAAGTCAAGCTCGATCACCCCGGTGGGCAGCTGTCGATGCCGGTGAACGCCGCGGTCGAAGGCCCCGCGGGCGTCAGGGTCGGCAAGCTGCTCAAGGAAACCGGGATGACGACGTATGATCCTGGTTTCGTGAATACGGCAGCCTGCTCGTCCGCTATCACGTACATCGACGGCGACGCGGGGATTCTGCGCTACCGCGGCTACCCGATCGAGCAGCTGGCCGAGAAGTCCTCCTTCCTGGAGGTCTCGTACCTGCTGATCTACGGTGAGCTGCCGACCCAGCAGCAGCTCACCGAGTTCACCGAGTGGATCCGGCGGCACTCACTGCTACACGAGGAGATGCGCCGATTCTTTGACGGCTTCCCCCGCGACGCGCACCCGATGGCGGTGCTTTCCTCGGCGGTCAGTGCCATCTCGACCTTCTATCAGGACAGTCTCGACCCGTTCGACTCGGAGCACGTGGAGATCTCGACGGTGCGGCTGATGGCGAAGGTGCCGACCATCGCCTCGTACGCGTACAAGAAGTCGATCGGCCAGCCGTTGCTGTACCCGGACAACTCCCTCGGCTACGTGGAGAACTTCCTCCGGATGACCTTCGGCGTGCCGGCCGAGCCCTACGAGGTCGACCCGGTGATGGCAAGGGTGCTGGACGTGCTGTTCATCCTGCACGCCGACCACGAGCAGAACTGCTCCACCTCGACCGTCCGGCTGGTCGGCTCCAGCAACGCCAACCTGTTCGCCTCGGTCTCGGCCGGCGTGAACGCACTCTTCGGCCCGCTGCACGGTGGCGCGAACCAGGCCGTGCTGGAGATGCTCGAGCGCATCCATGCCGACGGTGGTGACGTCCGCGACTTCGTGCGGAAGGTCAAGGAGAAGCAGGCCGGCATCAAGCTGATGGGCTTTGGGCACCGGGTCTACAAGAACTATGACCCGCGCGCCGCCATCGTGAAGAAGGCCGCCCAGGACGTGCTCGGCCGGATGGCCAAGCCGGACCCGCTGCTGGACATCGCGATGGAGCTGGAGGAGATCGCGCTCGCCGACGAGTTCTTCGTCTCCCGTAAGCTCTACCCGAACGTGGACTTCTACACCGGCCTCATCTACAAGGCGATGGGCTTCCCGACCAAGATGTTCACGGTGCTCTTCGCGCTGGGCCGGCTCCCCGGCTGGATCGCCCAGTGGCGTGAGATGATCAACGACCCGGAGACCAAGATCGGTCGTCCGCGGCAGGTCTACAGTGGTGCCCCCGAACGGGACTACCTTCCGTTCGAGCAGCGCTGA
- a CDS encoding class I SAM-dependent methyltransferase — protein sequence MAQPDTDLRAEPASFRDPANRVYHRGDEVLRGLNERAAAEWRALAGSDFFTTLLTEGKVCGTVEAAPVPHGWAALLRHERIPFVSHPYEWSHTMLRDAALLHLEILRVALPAGFTTKDGSAYNLQWRGAQPVFIDVGSLTPVRYGEPWAGYRQFCQTLLYPLLLGAHLGLDVQPWLRARVDGIEPDQMRRLFAGGRRLLPGVFTHVHLHGAMQRGNARASTADVRAQLRAAGYSCELALATVRGLERLVRRLDRRPTVSHWIDYQRTCGYSADDRATKERFVSASLAAGPRARLALDLGANDGRYARVAAAHADYVVAVEQDPAVVDGLYRALRAEGERRILPLVMDLADPSPGGGWRGVERAAFVDRARADAVLALAVVHHLAIGRNVPLPEVVDWLCGFGAPGATLVLEFVHPEDPMVGRLLANKPDGLFPDYRRAEFERLLAARCRVAERLDLPTGTRTLYRAVVGG from the coding sequence ATGGCGCAACCCGACACCGACCTGCGGGCCGAACCGGCGTCGTTCCGGGACCCGGCGAACCGGGTCTACCACCGCGGCGACGAGGTGCTGCGGGGGCTGAACGAGCGGGCCGCCGCCGAATGGCGGGCGCTCGCCGGCAGCGACTTCTTCACCACCCTGCTGACCGAGGGCAAGGTCTGCGGCACGGTCGAGGCCGCGCCGGTGCCGCATGGCTGGGCGGCGCTGCTGCGCCACGAGCGCATCCCGTTCGTCTCCCACCCGTACGAGTGGTCCCACACGATGCTGCGGGACGCGGCCCTGCTGCACCTGGAGATCCTGCGGGTGGCCCTGCCGGCCGGCTTCACCACCAAGGACGGCTCGGCCTACAACCTGCAGTGGCGCGGCGCCCAGCCGGTCTTCATCGACGTCGGCTCGCTCACGCCGGTCCGCTACGGCGAACCGTGGGCCGGGTACCGCCAGTTCTGCCAGACGCTGCTCTACCCACTGCTGCTCGGCGCCCACCTCGGGCTGGACGTCCAACCCTGGCTACGGGCCAGGGTCGACGGCATCGAGCCGGACCAGATGCGCCGTCTCTTCGCCGGTGGACGCCGGCTGCTGCCGGGCGTGTTCACCCATGTCCACCTGCACGGGGCGATGCAACGCGGCAACGCGCGGGCCAGCACGGCCGACGTCCGCGCCCAGTTGCGCGCCGCCGGCTACTCGTGCGAGCTCGCCCTGGCGACCGTACGCGGGCTGGAGCGGCTGGTGCGTCGGCTGGACCGGCGGCCGACGGTCAGCCACTGGATCGACTACCAGCGCACCTGCGGGTACAGCGCCGACGACCGGGCGACCAAGGAGCGTTTCGTCAGCGCGTCGCTGGCTGCCGGACCCCGCGCTCGCCTCGCGCTCGACCTCGGTGCCAACGACGGCCGGTACGCACGCGTCGCCGCTGCGCACGCCGACTACGTCGTCGCCGTCGAGCAGGACCCGGCGGTGGTCGACGGGCTGTACCGGGCGCTGCGGGCCGAGGGCGAACGGCGGATCCTGCCGCTGGTGATGGACCTGGCCGACCCGTCCCCCGGTGGGGGCTGGCGGGGCGTCGAGCGGGCCGCCTTCGTCGACCGGGCGCGGGCCGACGCCGTGCTCGCCCTGGCGGTGGTCCACCACCTGGCGATCGGGCGCAACGTGCCGCTGCCCGAGGTGGTCGACTGGCTGTGCGGTTTCGGCGCACCCGGCGCCACGCTGGTGCTGGAGTTCGTGCACCCCGAGGACCCGATGGTCGGCCGGCTGCTGGCCAACAAGCCGGACGGCTTGTTCCCCGACTATCGGCGGGCGGAGTTCGAACGGCTGCTGGCCGCCCGCTGCCGTGTCGCGGAGCGCCTCGACCTGCCAACGGGCACCCGGACGCTCTACCGGGCGGTCGTGGGTGGCTGA
- a CDS encoding sulfatase-like hydrolase/transferase: MADPAAPSAPPAARGAGTGPGRPRRRWLAGVRVGRGWRAEGARLLEIAALVGLVVTQPLLDVLGRSPDFFLFHRAGRGEILLLVALVALVPTLAVGLLGAVSLLAGSRVRAVTHTLLVGLLLAALAVQVGRHATWLRGVPLLLVALVAGVAGAAAHRRWPAPGRVLRVAAVGPPVFVGLFLFASPTSVVVLPRGAGGAAGAAGGGIHPPVVMLILDELPLVSLLGPDGRVDAARFPHFAELAAGSTWYRNATGVSGWTPYALPAMLTGRFPATGGAPHYSQHPDNLFTAFGGLYDIRAEESITRLCPPSRCDTPVAPEQGMGVLVRKSGQLLARLAAPVDSRVAPEDSYRERTAAEAGIDAAEPVPDDPKFRWDKLNANQPARFTRFLAGLKPAARPTLHFLHLLMPHSPWAYLPSGARYEAPEDFPNEGDGWIELARQRHLAQLGYTDRLIGETLRRLRATGLYDQALLVVTADHGVSFTKGAQGRGMGAIQAAADEVAWVPLFVKSPGQRAARVDDRNWQHVDLLPTVADEAAIRLPWPVDGRSARQEPRPDAGRVFYDLPAQATPIVGGVPAALPLPAPHPLVGTAVGNRPTGGTATVGDLAAFRNVDPDIGELPAVVWGDLPDTVPNGTMLAVAVNGRVGTVVPVVPRDAGGRRFAALIVDDRLYQVGVNHLDLLLVAADGTLTRLALSS; this comes from the coding sequence GTGGCTGACCCCGCAGCCCCGTCCGCACCCCCTGCCGCACGTGGCGCGGGTACCGGGCCAGGCCGGCCGCGGCGTCGCTGGCTCGCGGGTGTCCGGGTCGGGCGCGGCTGGCGGGCGGAGGGCGCCCGACTGCTGGAGATTGCCGCCCTGGTCGGGCTGGTGGTCACCCAGCCGCTGTTGGACGTCCTGGGTCGCAGCCCGGACTTCTTCCTGTTCCACCGCGCCGGCCGGGGCGAGATCCTGCTGCTGGTCGCGCTGGTCGCGCTCGTACCCACCCTCGCGGTGGGGTTGCTCGGCGCGGTCTCCCTCCTCGCCGGCAGCCGAGTCCGGGCGGTGACGCACACGTTGCTGGTCGGTCTCCTGCTTGCCGCCCTCGCTGTGCAGGTCGGCCGACACGCCACGTGGCTGCGGGGAGTACCGCTGCTGCTGGTGGCGCTCGTGGCCGGGGTTGCCGGCGCGGCGGCCCACCGGCGCTGGCCCGCGCCGGGGCGGGTGCTGCGGGTGGCCGCGGTCGGGCCGCCGGTCTTCGTCGGGCTGTTCCTGTTCGCCTCGCCCACCTCGGTGGTGGTCCTGCCGCGCGGGGCCGGCGGCGCCGCCGGGGCGGCCGGTGGCGGGATCCATCCGCCGGTGGTCATGCTGATCCTCGACGAACTGCCGCTGGTCTCCCTGCTCGGCCCGGACGGGCGGGTCGATGCCGCCCGGTTCCCGCACTTCGCCGAGCTGGCCGCCGGGTCCACCTGGTACCGCAACGCGACCGGGGTGAGTGGCTGGACGCCGTACGCGTTGCCGGCGATGCTGACCGGGCGCTTCCCGGCCACCGGGGGTGCCCCGCACTACTCGCAGCACCCGGACAACCTCTTCACCGCCTTCGGCGGCCTGTACGACATCCGCGCCGAGGAGAGCATCACCCGGCTCTGCCCGCCCAGCCGCTGCGACACCCCGGTCGCCCCGGAGCAGGGGATGGGCGTGCTGGTCCGGAAGAGTGGCCAGCTGCTGGCGCGGCTGGCCGCGCCGGTCGACAGCCGGGTCGCCCCGGAGGACTCCTACCGGGAGCGGACCGCCGCCGAGGCCGGAATCGACGCCGCCGAGCCGGTCCCGGACGACCCGAAGTTCCGTTGGGACAAGCTGAACGCCAACCAACCGGCCCGCTTCACCAGGTTCCTCGCCGGCCTGAAGCCGGCCGCCCGGCCCACACTGCATTTTCTGCACCTGTTGATGCCGCACTCGCCGTGGGCGTACCTGCCCTCCGGGGCGCGTTACGAGGCTCCCGAGGACTTCCCGAACGAGGGGGACGGGTGGATCGAGTTGGCCCGGCAGCGGCACCTGGCCCAGCTCGGCTACACCGACCGGTTGATCGGCGAGACCCTGCGGAGGCTGCGCGCCACCGGCCTGTACGACCAGGCGCTGTTGGTGGTGACCGCCGACCACGGCGTCAGCTTCACCAAGGGCGCGCAGGGGCGGGGGATGGGCGCGATCCAGGCTGCCGCCGACGAGGTGGCGTGGGTGCCGTTGTTCGTGAAGTCCCCCGGGCAGCGCGCCGCCCGGGTCGACGACCGGAACTGGCAGCACGTCGACCTGTTGCCCACCGTCGCCGACGAGGCCGCGATCCGGCTGCCCTGGCCGGTCGACGGCCGGTCCGCCCGGCAGGAGCCGCGCCCCGACGCGGGCAGGGTGTTCTACGACCTGCCCGCCCAGGCGACCCCGATCGTCGGTGGGGTGCCGGCCGCGTTGCCGCTTCCCGCGCCGCACCCGCTGGTCGGTACCGCGGTCGGGAACCGGCCGACCGGGGGTACCGCCACCGTCGGTGACCTCGCCGCGTTCCGGAACGTGGATCCGGACATTGGCGAGTTGCCCGCGGTGGTCTGGGGTGACCTGCCGGACACCGTGCCGAACGGCACGATGCTGGCCGTCGCTGTCAACGGCCGGGTCGGCACCGTGGTGCCGGTGGTGCCCCGCGACGCCGGGGGACGCCGGTTCGCGGCTCTGATCGTCGACGACCGGCTCTACCAGGTCGGGGTGAACCATCTCGACCTGCTCCTCGTCGCGGCCGACGGGACGCTGACCCGCCTCGCGCTCTCCTCCTGA
- a CDS encoding glycosyltransferase produces MTGTTAARAAAPARPPATAAVLDVVIPVYNEENDLGPCVRRLHAHLREHFPYPFRITIADNASVDGTLDVARALAAELADVGVLHLDAKGRGRALRAAWSASPAPVLAYMDVDLSTDLAALLPLVAPLISGHSDLAVGTRLARTSRVVRGAKREVISRAYNLLLRGTLAARFSDAQCGFKAIRADVAGRLLPLVQDTGWFFDTELLVLAQRAGLRIHEVPVDWVDDPDSRVDVVATVLADLRGIGRLGRALLTGALPLPQLREQLGRAPLQAPPTPVPAGLPRQLVRFAGVGVASTLAYLLLYVVGRGALGAQPANLVALLVTAVANTAANRRLTFGVTGRRHAGRHHLQGLLAFGLGLALTSGSLAVLHAVAAGPARPVELAVLVAANLAATVLRFVLLRYAMHHRRAAPAPPDRR; encoded by the coding sequence ATGACCGGCACCACCGCGGCCCGGGCCGCCGCCCCGGCCCGGCCGCCCGCCACCGCCGCCGTCCTGGACGTGGTGATCCCGGTCTACAACGAGGAGAACGACCTCGGGCCGTGCGTCCGGCGGTTGCACGCGCACCTGCGCGAGCACTTCCCCTATCCGTTCCGGATCACCATCGCCGACAACGCCAGCGTCGACGGCACGCTCGACGTGGCGCGGGCGCTCGCCGCCGAACTGGCCGACGTCGGGGTGCTGCACCTGGATGCCAAGGGGCGCGGCCGGGCTCTGCGGGCGGCCTGGTCCGCCTCGCCCGCGCCGGTGCTCGCGTACATGGACGTGGACCTCTCCACCGACCTGGCCGCGCTGCTGCCGCTGGTCGCGCCGCTTATCTCCGGACACTCCGACCTGGCCGTCGGCACCCGGCTCGCCCGCACGTCGCGGGTGGTGCGGGGCGCGAAACGGGAGGTGATCTCGCGGGCCTACAACCTGCTGCTGCGCGGCACCCTCGCCGCCCGGTTCTCCGACGCGCAGTGCGGGTTCAAGGCGATTCGGGCCGACGTGGCCGGGCGGCTGCTGCCGCTGGTCCAGGACACCGGCTGGTTCTTCGACACCGAGCTGCTGGTGCTCGCTCAGCGGGCCGGGCTGCGGATCCACGAGGTGCCGGTGGACTGGGTGGATGATCCGGACAGCCGGGTCGACGTCGTCGCCACCGTCCTGGCCGACCTGCGTGGCATCGGCCGGCTCGGGCGGGCTCTGCTCACCGGTGCGTTGCCCCTGCCGCAGCTGCGCGAGCAACTGGGGCGCGCACCGTTGCAGGCCCCGCCGACACCGGTGCCGGCGGGGCTGCCCCGGCAGTTGGTCCGCTTCGCCGGGGTCGGCGTGGCCAGCACACTGGCCTACCTGCTGCTGTACGTTGTGGGGCGCGGCGCGCTCGGCGCGCAGCCGGCGAACCTGGTCGCGCTGCTGGTCACCGCGGTGGCCAACACCGCGGCGAACCGGCGGCTGACCTTCGGTGTCACCGGCCGTCGGCACGCTGGCCGTCACCACCTTCAGGGCCTGCTGGCGTTCGGCCTCGGCCTGGCGCTGACCAGCGGTTCGCTCGCGGTGCTGCACGCGGTCGCCGCCGGGCCGGCACGGCCGGTGGAGCTGGCGGTACTGGTCGCCGCGAACCTGGCCGCCACCGTGCTGCGCTTCGTGCTGCTCCGCTACGCGATGCACCACCGCCGGGCGGCACCGGCACCCCCCGACCGGCGGTAG
- the glgX gene encoding glycogen debranching protein GlgX produces the protein MQVWPGERYPLGATYDGMGTNFAIFSEVAEQIELCLFDEWDTGAERRVELREVDAYVWHAYVPGIAPGQRYGYRVHGPYDPANGLRCNPHKLLLDPYAKAIDGDVEWSPAVYDYQLGEPDRRNDADSAPFMPKSVVVNPYFDWGNDKPPRTPYHHSVIYEAHVRGLTMRHPDIPEELRGTYSGIATPAMIDYLSGLGVTAIELMPVHHFVHDNRLADLGLRNYWGYNTIGFFAPHHGYSGLGGLGQQVQEFRGMVKALHAAGIEVILDVVYNHTAEGNHLGPTLSFKGVDNGSYYRLSEEDRRYYVDYTGTGNSLNVRSPHSLQLIMDSLRYWVTEMHVDGFRFDLAATLAREFYEVDRLSTFFEVVQQDPVVSQVKLIAEPWDVGPGGYQVGNFPPAWTEWNGKYRDTVRDFWRGEPATLAEFASRISGSADLYQDDGRRPFHSINFVTCHDGFTLADLVSYNDKHNEANGEENRDGENHNRSWNCGVEGDTDDAGVLALRARQKRNLLATLMLSQGVPMIGHGDELGRTQRGNNNAYCQDSELAWIDWDNGDTDLLDFTRRLVEFRRRHQVFRRRRFFTGLPVRSRLVDEPLPDLAWYTPDGREMTSEDWGNDFGRSVALFVNGEGIRERGQYGQRHVDSSFLLCYNAHDAPLDFTLPPAEFGQRWKLVVSTAEPDPEKTAVVEAGGALTVPDRSLVLLERAV, from the coding sequence ATGCAGGTCTGGCCGGGCGAACGTTACCCCCTCGGGGCCACCTACGACGGGATGGGCACCAACTTCGCGATCTTCTCCGAGGTGGCGGAGCAGATCGAGCTCTGCCTCTTCGACGAGTGGGACACCGGCGCTGAACGCCGCGTCGAGCTGCGCGAGGTCGACGCGTACGTGTGGCACGCGTACGTGCCCGGAATCGCGCCGGGGCAGCGGTACGGCTACCGCGTCCACGGCCCGTACGATCCCGCGAACGGGCTCCGGTGCAACCCGCACAAGCTGCTCCTCGACCCGTACGCCAAGGCGATCGACGGAGACGTCGAGTGGAGCCCGGCGGTCTACGACTACCAGCTGGGCGAACCGGACCGACGCAACGACGCCGACTCGGCGCCGTTCATGCCGAAATCGGTGGTGGTGAACCCGTATTTCGACTGGGGAAACGACAAGCCGCCGCGCACCCCGTACCACCACTCCGTGATCTACGAGGCGCACGTGCGCGGGTTGACCATGCGCCACCCGGACATCCCGGAGGAGCTGCGCGGCACGTACTCGGGTATCGCCACCCCGGCGATGATCGACTATCTGAGCGGTCTGGGCGTGACCGCGATCGAGCTGATGCCGGTGCACCACTTCGTGCACGACAACCGCCTCGCCGACCTCGGGCTGCGCAACTACTGGGGCTACAACACCATCGGCTTCTTCGCCCCGCACCACGGCTACTCCGGGCTGGGTGGGCTCGGGCAGCAGGTGCAGGAGTTCCGTGGCATGGTCAAGGCGCTGCACGCCGCGGGCATCGAGGTCATCCTCGACGTGGTCTACAACCACACCGCCGAGGGCAACCACCTCGGCCCGACACTCAGCTTCAAGGGCGTCGACAACGGCAGCTACTACCGGCTGAGCGAGGAGGACCGGCGCTACTACGTCGACTACACCGGCACCGGCAACAGCCTGAACGTGCGCAGCCCGCACTCCCTTCAGCTGATCATGGATTCGCTGCGGTACTGGGTCACCGAGATGCACGTCGACGGCTTCCGGTTCGATCTGGCCGCCACCCTGGCCCGCGAGTTCTACGAGGTCGACCGGCTGTCCACCTTCTTCGAGGTGGTGCAGCAGGACCCGGTGGTCAGCCAGGTGAAGCTGATCGCCGAGCCGTGGGACGTCGGGCCCGGCGGCTACCAGGTGGGCAACTTCCCGCCGGCGTGGACCGAGTGGAACGGCAAGTACCGGGACACGGTCCGCGACTTCTGGCGCGGCGAGCCGGCCACCCTCGCCGAGTTCGCCTCCCGCATCTCCGGCTCGGCCGACCTCTACCAGGACGACGGGCGCCGCCCGTTCCACAGCATCAACTTCGTCACCTGCCACGACGGGTTCACCCTCGCCGACCTGGTGTCGTACAACGACAAGCACAACGAGGCCAACGGCGAGGAGAACCGGGACGGCGAGAACCACAACCGGTCCTGGAACTGCGGCGTCGAGGGCGACACCGACGACGCCGGTGTGCTCGCCCTGCGGGCCCGGCAGAAGCGTAACCTCCTCGCCACCCTCATGCTCTCCCAGGGCGTGCCGATGATCGGCCACGGGGACGAGCTCGGCCGCACCCAGCGGGGCAACAACAACGCGTACTGCCAGGACAGCGAGCTGGCCTGGATCGACTGGGACAACGGCGACACCGACCTGCTGGACTTCACCAGGAGGCTGGTCGAGTTTCGCCGTCGGCACCAGGTGTTCCGCCGCCGGCGGTTCTTCACCGGCCTGCCGGTGCGTTCCCGGCTGGTCGACGAGCCGCTGCCGGACCTGGCCTGGTACACACCCGACGGCCGGGAGATGACCAGCGAGGACTGGGGCAACGACTTCGGGCGGTCGGTGGCGCTGTTCGTCAACGGCGAGGGCATCCGCGAGCGGGGCCAGTACGGTCAGCGCCACGTCGACAGCTCGTTTCTGCTCTGCTACAACGCGCACGACGCGCCGCTGGACTTCACCCTGCCGCCGGCCGAGTTCGGCCAGCGGTGGAAGCTGGTGGTCAGCACCGCGGAACCGGATCCGGAGAAGACGGCGGTGGTGGAGGCCGGTGGCGCGCTGACCGTGCCCGACCGCTCCCTGGTGCTCCTGGAGAGGGCGGTCTGA